Proteins encoded together in one Geothermobacter hydrogeniphilus window:
- a CDS encoding M23 family metallopeptidase: MSIDFQPPKQSFSHRSRKWRLPLILLAGLVLLGAVFLLNRPAVTPTEARTAPTVEISAPPVPQVKHEVIADQIRSGDTITSLLGDYLSPGEILDLGKRSRKVFPLSKICSGQPYKLCLADGSFERFEYDIDRNEQLIITRKADQFSIDRKPIDYQVQVDHLRGVITSSLFEAVSEIGEEPELALALADIFAWDVDFILDIRKGDSFQVLVEKRFRDGKPAGYGRILAAEFSNRGHVYKAFLFADGDKRPSYYDENGKSVRKAFLKAPLKFSRISSGFTFRRFHPIRKTWRAHPAIDYAAPIGTPIKAVGDGVISRKGYTRGNGNFIEIRHNSTYKTLYLHMSKFGRGIRKGKQVTQGQVIGYVGQTGLATGPHLCFRMYRNGRPVNPTKIKAPASAPVSKKHRSEFEAMIQPLLAQLEGDSTIPSLRAENRPASDIKTVSD; this comes from the coding sequence GTGTCCATCGATTTCCAGCCTCCGAAACAGAGTTTTTCCCACCGCTCACGCAAATGGCGTCTTCCGTTGATTCTTCTGGCCGGACTGGTGCTGCTCGGAGCCGTCTTTCTTTTGAACCGCCCGGCGGTCACCCCGACCGAAGCCCGCACCGCGCCCACCGTTGAAATCAGCGCGCCGCCTGTTCCGCAAGTCAAACATGAGGTTATCGCCGACCAGATTCGCAGCGGCGACACCATCACCTCGCTGCTGGGCGACTACCTGAGCCCCGGTGAGATTCTCGATCTCGGCAAGCGGAGCCGGAAGGTTTTTCCACTGTCGAAAATCTGTTCCGGGCAGCCTTACAAGCTCTGCCTGGCCGACGGCAGTTTTGAACGCTTCGAGTATGATATCGACCGTAATGAACAACTGATCATCACCCGCAAGGCGGATCAGTTCAGCATCGACCGCAAGCCGATCGACTACCAGGTGCAGGTCGACCACCTGCGCGGAGTAATCACCAGCAGCCTGTTTGAAGCGGTCAGTGAAATCGGCGAAGAGCCGGAACTGGCTCTCGCCCTGGCCGACATCTTCGCCTGGGATGTCGACTTCATCCTCGATATCCGCAAGGGAGACAGTTTCCAGGTACTGGTCGAAAAACGTTTCCGCGACGGCAAGCCGGCCGGCTACGGGCGCATCCTGGCGGCCGAGTTCAGCAACCGGGGACATGTCTACAAGGCCTTCCTGTTTGCCGACGGCGACAAGCGGCCCTCCTACTACGACGAAAACGGCAAGAGCGTCCGCAAGGCCTTTCTCAAGGCGCCGCTCAAGTTCAGCCGCATTTCCAGCGGCTTCACTTTCCGCCGTTTTCATCCGATCCGCAAGACCTGGCGGGCGCATCCGGCCATCGACTATGCCGCCCCCATCGGCACCCCGATCAAGGCGGTCGGTGACGGCGTCATCAGCCGCAAAGGCTATACACGCGGCAACGGCAATTTTATCGAAATCCGCCACAACAGCACCTACAAGACCCTCTACCTGCACATGAGCAAGTTCGGCCGCGGCATCCGCAAGGGCAAACAGGTCACCCAGGGGCAGGTCATCGGCTACGTCGGCCAGACAGGACTTGCCACCGGCCCGCATCTCTGTTTCCGGATGTACCGCAACGGCCGTCCGGTCAACCCGACCAAAATCAAGGCCCCGGCCTCGGCCCCGGTATCGAAAAAACATCGAAGCGAATTCGAGGCCATGATCCAACCACTGCTGGCTCAACTTGAGGGTGATTCCACGATCCCGAGCCTGCGCGCGGAGAACCGCCCGGCAAGCGACATTAAAACCGTGTCCGATTGA
- a CDS encoding DUF362 domain-containing protein: protein MNRACHLQPFESFGESLPLALEAIGAREILAEQQTIIIKPNLVTDDPPPVTLPVGAAMVLVRWLRKQTRARIILAEGTGDQLHSTIKVFDHLGYMDLAERYDLKLIDLNEAPAVELSRDDCPIFPQLYLPEVLSDSFVISFAVLKEHSLADVTLSMKNMVGCAPPRFYQQGGMWKKSAFHRQIHEAILDLNRYRKPDLALIDASVGMRDHHLTGRPCDPPPHRLIAGFDPVAVDAAGAMLLGKNWRDIPHIARADGELGNATAGETAFRMAQQPQSGERH from the coding sequence ATGAACCGCGCCTGCCACCTGCAGCCGTTTGAGAGTTTCGGCGAATCGCTGCCGCTCGCCCTGGAGGCGATCGGTGCCCGGGAGATCCTGGCCGAACAGCAGACCATCATCATCAAACCGAACCTGGTGACCGACGATCCTCCCCCGGTCACCCTGCCGGTCGGAGCGGCCATGGTGCTGGTGCGCTGGCTGCGGAAACAGACCCGGGCCCGCATCATCCTCGCCGAGGGAACCGGTGACCAGCTGCACTCGACGATCAAGGTTTTCGATCATCTCGGCTACATGGACCTGGCCGAACGCTATGATCTGAAGCTGATCGATCTCAACGAGGCGCCAGCGGTCGAACTGAGTCGCGACGACTGTCCGATTTTCCCGCAATTGTACCTCCCCGAGGTCCTCAGCGACAGCTTCGTCATCTCTTTCGCGGTACTCAAGGAACATTCCCTGGCCGATGTCACCCTGAGCATGAAGAATATGGTCGGCTGCGCTCCACCGCGCTTCTACCAGCAGGGCGGAATGTGGAAAAAATCCGCCTTTCACCGCCAGATCCACGAGGCGATCCTCGATCTCAACCGCTACCGCAAGCCGGACCTGGCCCTGATCGACGCCAGTGTCGGCATGCGCGACCACCATCTTACCGGCCGTCCCTGCGATCCCCCGCCGCACCGCCTGATCGCCGGCTTCGACCCGGTCGCGGTCGATGCCGCCGGTGCGATGCTGCTCGGCAAGAACTGGCGCGACATTCCCCACATCGCCCGGGCCGACGGCGAACTCGGCAACGCAACGGCGGGTGAAACAGCCTTCCGCATGGCACAGCAGCCACAGTCGGGGGAACGGCATTGA
- a CDS encoding ACP phosphodiesterase gives MNYLVHLYLSDPDPEVRLGNLLGDWVKGRLDETAWPEGVLRGLRQHRSLDRHSVTSPAVRRSKARIDERFGLLKPVLVDIFYDHLLAAHWGDYHDQSLESFSSEIYRLFSTYDHLLPTAFRPVTRRMKRYNWLVSYREPATISMVLQRISDRLRRPNPLGEGVEELARQYDGFREDFDRFLTEFN, from the coding sequence ATGAACTATCTTGTCCACCTCTACCTCTCCGACCCCGACCCCGAGGTCCGGCTCGGCAACCTGCTCGGCGACTGGGTCAAGGGCCGGCTGGATGAAACGGCCTGGCCCGAGGGCGTTCTGCGCGGCCTGCGCCAGCACCGCTCACTGGATCGGCACAGCGTCACCAGTCCGGCGGTCAGACGCAGCAAAGCCCGCATCGATGAACGGTTCGGTCTGCTCAAGCCGGTACTGGTCGACATCTTCTATGACCACCTGCTGGCAGCCCACTGGGGCGACTATCATGACCAGTCTCTGGAATCATTCAGCAGCGAAATCTACCGGCTGTTCAGCACCTATGACCACCTGCTGCCAACGGCTTTTCGCCCGGTGACCCGGCGGATGAAACGCTACAACTGGCTGGTTTCCTACCGCGAACCGGCAACGATCTCCATGGTCCTGCAGCGCATTTCCGATCGACTGCGACGGCCCAATCCCCTCGGCGAAGGGGTGGAAGAACTGGCCAGACAATACGATGGTTTCAGGGAGGATTTCGATCGGTTCCTGACCGAATTCAACTGA
- a CDS encoding YkgJ family cysteine cluster protein produces the protein MRSLLDEFQVLLTEVDDWFVRSVRSVGAASVACRAGCDACCRGLFDISLIEALLLRRAWEGLPKDLRDQVRRKAELRLVELKQRWPNWKTPWLLNGLPDDEWTEMPEDDLTPCPLLGDDGCCLVYAARPMTCRLHGLPAIDFDGTDFTSAVCSRNRIAPEDSRLRYPFRDLFRREIELFRRFALQLTGRPYSELDTFIPTAILINFDAVDWSGTLLVDPREPG, from the coding sequence ATGCGATCCCTGCTCGATGAATTCCAGGTTCTGTTGACAGAAGTCGATGACTGGTTTGTCCGCAGTGTCCGGTCGGTCGGAGCAGCATCGGTTGCCTGTCGCGCGGGATGTGATGCCTGTTGTCGGGGGCTGTTTGATATCAGCCTGATTGAGGCACTGCTGTTGCGCCGGGCCTGGGAAGGGTTGCCGAAGGATCTCCGTGACCAGGTGCGGCGCAAGGCCGAGCTGCGCCTGGTCGAATTGAAACAGCGCTGGCCGAACTGGAAAACGCCCTGGCTGCTTAACGGATTGCCGGATGATGAGTGGACGGAGATGCCCGAGGATGATCTGACACCCTGTCCGCTGCTCGGTGACGACGGCTGTTGCCTGGTCTACGCCGCCCGGCCGATGACCTGTCGCCTGCACGGCCTGCCGGCCATCGATTTCGACGGGACCGATTTCACGTCAGCCGTCTGCAGCCGCAACCGGATCGCTCCGGAGGATTCTCGGCTGCGTTACCCGTTTCGGGATCTGTTTCGGCGGGAAATTGAACTTTTTCGTCGTTTTGCCCTGCAGCTGACCGGCCGGCCGTATTCTGAACTCGATACCTTCATTCCCACGGCGATCCTGATCAATTTCGACGCGGTGGACTGGTCCGGCACCTTGCTGGTTGATCCGAGAGAGCCCGGTTAG
- the hrpB gene encoding ATP-dependent helicase HrpB yields MTSLPIEAILPELRNALREFPAVILRAEPGAGKTTRVPLALLDEPWLAGKRILMLEPRRLAAGNAARYMAELTGSPVGETVGFRVRYRSRISRRTRIEVVTEGILTRRLQDDPELQGVGLVIFDEFHERNLQSDLALALCREVQGGLREDLKLLIMSATLEAAPLAEMLDDAPLIDCPGREHPIRRHHLQRVPAGRRLDAMPALVRRAVTETAGDVLVFLPGTADIRRLQGQLKDWAEKNDLLLAPLYGGLDYAAQERAIRPAEKRKLVLATNIAETSLTIDGVRTVVDSGFERRPRFDPAAGVTRLETVRISLASARQRAGRAGRLGPGDCYRLWSEAEEGALLPAAPAEIRQADLAPLLLELAGWGVSDPSKLAWLDPPGASALDAARRLLLQLRALDERGRVTPVGRRMAGFGCHPRLARLLVDALDQGCPATGSALVALLSERDALGERVSGDGRGGCDLCERLAWLRSRDADRRWPTLTRAFQFWLDRCGTSREQLQIDSRQVALLLAKAFPDRIARRRAGTERRYLLSGGQGALLTENSQAGGAEWLVAVDIQGQSGEGLIRLASSLAEDQVPALLGDDAPWRAEVIWDDRRQRLQAREVRRLGELLVQQRPHKPLPEQILAALLEVVRRRGIETLGWTPPARQLLARMRLVANVLSPPGWPELTDDRLLGQLDEWLGPYLSGVSSIAALQRVDLVPPLRALLDFQSLRQLDHWVPVRLKVPSGREVQLDYLAGETPVLAVKLQELFGLAQTPRLADGRITVQVHLLSPAGRPLQVTGDLASFWSDVYPEVRKEMLGRYPKHPWPEDPLNAEATGRVKRPSKR; encoded by the coding sequence ATGACATCCCTGCCGATCGAAGCAATTCTTCCCGAACTCCGGAACGCCCTGCGTGAATTTCCGGCAGTTATCCTTCGGGCCGAACCGGGGGCCGGCAAAACCACCCGGGTGCCGCTCGCCCTGCTTGACGAACCCTGGTTGGCCGGCAAACGCATCCTGATGCTTGAGCCCCGCCGCCTGGCGGCCGGCAACGCCGCCCGCTACATGGCCGAACTGACCGGTTCTCCGGTCGGGGAAACGGTCGGTTTCCGGGTCCGCTACCGGAGCCGGATTTCGCGACGCACCCGGATCGAGGTGGTGACCGAGGGGATTCTCACCCGTCGTCTGCAGGATGATCCCGAACTGCAGGGGGTCGGCCTGGTCATTTTCGACGAATTTCATGAACGCAACCTGCAGTCCGACCTGGCGTTGGCGCTGTGCCGTGAAGTGCAGGGCGGGCTGCGCGAGGACCTGAAGCTGCTGATCATGTCGGCGACCCTGGAGGCGGCTCCGCTGGCCGAAATGCTCGACGATGCGCCGCTGATCGATTGTCCCGGGCGTGAGCATCCGATCCGGCGGCACCATCTGCAACGGGTTCCCGCCGGTCGGCGTCTGGACGCCATGCCGGCTCTGGTGCGGCGGGCGGTAACCGAGACCGCGGGAGATGTGCTGGTCTTTCTGCCCGGAACCGCCGATATCCGTCGGCTGCAGGGCCAACTGAAGGATTGGGCGGAGAAGAATGATCTGCTGTTGGCCCCCCTCTACGGCGGGCTCGATTACGCGGCCCAGGAGCGGGCGATCCGGCCGGCTGAAAAGCGCAAACTGGTGCTGGCGACCAATATCGCCGAGACCAGCCTGACCATCGACGGTGTGCGGACCGTGGTCGACAGCGGTTTTGAACGTCGTCCGCGGTTTGACCCGGCCGCCGGGGTGACTCGCCTGGAAACGGTGCGCATCTCCCTGGCCAGCGCCCGGCAACGGGCCGGACGTGCGGGACGGCTCGGGCCCGGAGACTGTTACCGACTCTGGAGCGAAGCTGAAGAGGGGGCGTTGCTGCCCGCCGCGCCGGCCGAGATCCGCCAGGCCGATCTCGCTCCGTTGCTGCTGGAGCTGGCCGGCTGGGGGGTAAGTGATCCGTCGAAGTTGGCCTGGCTTGATCCCCCGGGGGCTTCGGCTCTGGACGCAGCGCGTCGCCTGCTGCTGCAGTTGCGGGCGCTCGACGAACGGGGTCGCGTGACACCGGTTGGACGGCGCATGGCCGGTTTCGGCTGTCATCCGCGCCTGGCAAGGTTGCTGGTTGACGCGCTGGATCAGGGCTGCCCGGCTACCGGCAGCGCCCTGGTTGCCCTGCTCAGCGAACGTGACGCCCTGGGGGAGCGTGTCTCCGGAGATGGCCGCGGTGGATGCGATCTGTGCGAACGTCTCGCCTGGCTGCGCAGTCGAGACGCCGATCGGCGCTGGCCAACCCTGACACGGGCATTTCAGTTCTGGCTGGACCGCTGTGGGACCTCCCGGGAGCAGTTGCAGATCGACTCACGCCAGGTTGCCCTGCTGTTGGCGAAAGCCTTCCCCGACCGTATCGCCCGGCGACGGGCGGGGACGGAACGGCGCTACCTGCTGTCTGGGGGACAGGGGGCGTTGCTGACCGAAAATTCGCAGGCCGGAGGGGCGGAATGGCTGGTCGCGGTTGATATCCAGGGGCAGTCGGGTGAAGGCCTGATCCGGCTGGCCAGCAGCCTGGCGGAAGACCAGGTTCCAGCACTGCTGGGGGATGATGCTCCCTGGCGCGCCGAGGTGATCTGGGATGATCGCCGACAGCGTCTGCAGGCGCGGGAGGTGCGCCGGCTCGGTGAACTGCTGGTTCAGCAGCGTCCCCATAAGCCGCTCCCTGAACAGATCCTTGCCGCTCTGCTGGAAGTTGTGCGGCGACGCGGTATCGAGACGCTCGGCTGGACGCCGCCGGCGCGGCAACTGCTGGCCCGGATGCGGCTGGTGGCGAACGTTCTCTCTCCACCCGGATGGCCGGAGCTGACCGACGACCGGTTGCTGGGTCAGCTTGATGAGTGGCTTGGCCCCTACCTCTCCGGGGTCTCAAGCATTGCCGCCCTGCAGCGGGTGGACCTGGTGCCGCCGCTGCGGGCGTTGCTCGACTTTCAGTCACTGCGGCAGCTTGATCACTGGGTTCCGGTGCGGCTGAAGGTGCCGAGCGGCCGCGAAGTTCAGCTTGATTACCTGGCGGGCGAGACCCCGGTGCTGGCGGTGAAACTGCAGGAACTGTTCGGCCTGGCGCAGACGCCGCGGCTGGCCGATGGTCGGATCACAGTCCAGGTCCACCTGCTTTCTCCCGCCGGCCGGCCGCTGCAGGTGACCGGTGATCTGGCCTCCTTCTGGAGTGACGTCTATCCCGAAGTCCGCAAGGAGATGCTGGGCCGCTATCCGAAACACCCCTGGCCGGAAGATCCTCTCAACGCCGAAGCGACCGGCCGCGTCAAACGCCCTTCAAAACGGTAA
- a CDS encoding AAA family ATPase — protein MSDIRDLITLVRSRVSLVLLETREELRAIDLLHRVAADTGKPLFKWTVTEGLLRLEQGYRPQRHNLRPQDVLGHLKAGAVPGIYLLLDFHPYLEDPTTVRLLKEAVLAAEENGQTLILLSYRLDLPPEIEHLSARYRLSVPDAAQLKQMIRDEVRQWAGEHGGRRPRIEKAVLPALLRNLQGLALGEARRLTRRALQDDGALTHDDLPQVIEKKVSLLGRGGVLSFEPETARFADVGGLAHLKDWLNKRRVAFLGDRKIPGLPTPKGILLLGVQGCGKSLAAKAVAGMWKIPLLRLDFGAVYNKYHGETERNIRESLQAADAIAPCVLWLDELEKGIADGGDDSGTSRRVLGTLLTWMAERPEGVFLVATANDITALPPELIRKGRLDETFFVDLPDVEIRKQIFTIHLKKRRLDPNHFDLDALADASEGFSGAEIEQAVVAGLYSALGGAGKLDNRLLLNELATTRPLSVVMSERVSALRRWAADRTVAAD, from the coding sequence GTGAGTGACATTCGCGACCTGATCACTCTGGTCCGCTCCCGCGTCAGCCTGGTGCTGCTGGAGACCCGCGAGGAATTGCGCGCCATCGACCTGCTGCACCGGGTGGCGGCCGACACCGGCAAGCCGCTCTTCAAATGGACCGTCACCGAGGGGCTGTTGCGACTGGAACAGGGCTACCGCCCCCAGCGCCACAACCTGCGTCCGCAGGATGTCCTCGGCCATCTCAAGGCCGGCGCGGTTCCCGGAATTTACCTGCTGCTCGATTTTCATCCCTACCTGGAGGACCCAACCACCGTACGCCTGCTGAAAGAAGCGGTGCTGGCGGCCGAAGAGAACGGTCAGACCCTGATCCTGCTCAGCTATCGCCTTGATCTGCCCCCCGAAATCGAGCATTTGAGTGCCCGCTACCGGTTGTCGGTTCCGGACGCGGCACAGCTCAAACAGATGATCCGTGACGAAGTCAGACAATGGGCCGGAGAACATGGCGGTCGGCGACCGCGGATCGAAAAAGCCGTTCTGCCGGCGCTGTTGCGTAACCTGCAGGGGCTGGCCCTCGGCGAGGCCCGGCGCCTGACCCGACGCGCCCTGCAGGATGACGGCGCCCTGACCCACGATGACCTGCCGCAGGTGATTGAAAAAAAGGTCAGCCTGCTCGGCCGTGGCGGAGTCCTCAGTTTTGAACCGGAAACCGCCCGTTTTGCCGACGTCGGCGGGCTCGCGCACCTCAAGGACTGGCTCAACAAACGCCGCGTCGCCTTTCTCGGCGACCGGAAGATTCCCGGCCTGCCGACCCCCAAGGGCATCCTGTTGCTCGGCGTGCAGGGCTGCGGCAAGAGCCTGGCGGCCAAGGCGGTTGCCGGGATGTGGAAAATTCCCCTGTTGCGGCTCGACTTCGGCGCGGTCTACAACAAGTACCACGGGGAAACCGAGCGTAATATCCGCGAATCGCTGCAGGCCGCCGATGCCATCGCGCCCTGCGTGTTGTGGCTGGACGAACTGGAGAAGGGGATCGCCGACGGCGGGGATGATTCGGGCACGTCGCGCCGGGTTCTCGGCACCCTGCTGACCTGGATGGCGGAACGACCCGAAGGAGTCTTCCTGGTCGCCACCGCCAACGACATCACCGCCCTGCCGCCGGAACTGATCCGCAAGGGCCGACTGGATGAAACCTTCTTCGTCGACCTGCCCGACGTCGAAATCCGCAAACAGATTTTCACCATCCACCTGAAAAAACGACGACTCGATCCGAACCATTTCGATCTCGACGCCCTGGCCGACGCCAGCGAAGGCTTTTCCGGGGCGGAAATCGAACAGGCGGTGGTCGCCGGTCTCTACTCCGCCCTCGGCGGCGCAGGCAAACTCGACAATCGCCTGCTGCTCAACGAACTGGCCACCACCCGGCCCCTGTCGGTGGTGATGTCCGAACGCGTTTCCGCCCTGCGCCGCTGGGCAGCTGACCGCACTGTCGCGGCTGATTGA
- a CDS encoding M20/M25/M40 family metallo-hydrolase, producing the protein MINRKRLADEFMRMAAISSPSYREKGMADYLTARLEELGAVVTMDDAGQQVGGEVGNLVARLAGTRAGDPLLLTVHMDTVSPCEGVVPVFADGLFRSAGETVLGADDKAGIAELIEALEVVREQQIGHPELELVITICEEVGLVGAKCFDPAAIKSRRGYALDTNGVDRLIHRAPGANKLRLTLIGREAHAGIAPEKGISAIEVAAKAVARMPLGRIDADTTANIGTIHGGMATNIVARELVIEGEARSHDADKLEKQTAAMLACMDAAIAESEKEIDGETVRAVLKQEVLSDYPIMHVPRRSEVITLAEEAATALGRTLTVATAGGGSDANIFNRHGIETVILGTGMEKVHTVEEQVSLDDMVRVSELLVEILRRA; encoded by the coding sequence ATGATCAATCGTAAACGACTGGCGGACGAATTCATGCGCATGGCGGCCATCTCCAGCCCCTCTTACCGGGAGAAGGGGATGGCCGACTACCTGACCGCGCGACTGGAAGAACTCGGTGCCGTTGTGACAATGGACGACGCCGGACAGCAGGTCGGCGGCGAGGTCGGCAACCTGGTGGCCCGCCTTGCCGGTACCCGCGCGGGCGATCCGCTGCTGTTGACTGTGCATATGGATACCGTTTCCCCCTGTGAGGGAGTCGTGCCGGTTTTTGCCGACGGTCTTTTTCGCAGCGCCGGCGAGACGGTGCTGGGAGCGGATGACAAGGCCGGGATCGCCGAACTGATCGAAGCGCTTGAGGTGGTTCGCGAACAGCAGATCGGCCATCCCGAACTGGAGTTGGTGATCACCATCTGCGAGGAGGTCGGCCTGGTCGGTGCAAAGTGTTTCGATCCCGCCGCAATCAAGTCCCGTCGCGGCTACGCGCTCGACACCAACGGGGTTGACCGGTTGATACACCGCGCCCCCGGAGCCAACAAACTGCGCCTCACCCTGATCGGCCGCGAAGCGCACGCCGGGATTGCCCCGGAGAAGGGTATCTCGGCCATCGAGGTCGCCGCAAAAGCTGTCGCGCGGATGCCTCTCGGCCGTATCGACGCGGATACGACCGCCAACATCGGCACCATCCATGGCGGCATGGCGACCAATATCGTGGCGCGTGAACTGGTGATCGAAGGGGAAGCGCGCAGCCACGATGCCGACAAGCTGGAAAAACAGACCGCCGCGATGCTGGCCTGTATGGATGCCGCCATCGCCGAAAGCGAAAAAGAGATCGACGGCGAGACGGTGCGGGCCGTCCTGAAACAGGAGGTTCTGTCCGACTATCCGATCATGCATGTGCCCCGTCGGTCCGAAGTGATTACCCTGGCCGAGGAGGCCGCGACAGCTCTCGGTCGAACCCTCACGGTTGCCACCGCCGGTGGCGGTTCGGATGCCAATATCTTCAACCGGCACGGTATCGAGACCGTTATCCTCGGCACCGGCATGGAGAAAGTGCATACGGTGGAAGAGCAGGTCAGTCTCGACGACATGGTACGGGTCAGCGAACTGCTGGTGGAGATTCTCCGCCGGGCGTGA